The DNA region ACCGACATCGTGTTCGTCGCGCCGGTCTACTGGTTCAGCATCCCCTCGCCGCTCAAGACCTATCTGGACCACTGGAGCGGCTGGATGCGCGTGCCCGGCCTGGGCTTCAAGGAGGCGATGGCGGCCAAGACGCTGCACCTCGTCACCACCAGCGGCGACCGCGCCAAGGCGCAGCCCATGGTCGATTCGGTGCAGCTGTGCGCGCAGTTCCTGGGCATGCGCTTCGCCGGCGCGCTCTGGGGCAAGGGCGGCCCGCCGGGCGCGGTGCAGGCCGACGCGGCCGCCGTGGAGGCTGCCGCTTCATTTTTGATAGCTGACTGCGCTCATCCATAAAGCGTTGGCGGGTCTTTTGGCTTCAAGAACGTAGGGGCAATCTCGCCAGGGGATCGTCCCTACGTTCTAAGGCCCGGCGCAACGCAGAGCTGCCGCAGCGGCAGGGCTTCAAGGCTCCGCCAAATGGCGGTCCATCCAGCGCAGCAGGTCGCGCCACATGGTGCGCACCTCGTCGTCCTGCGGCATCTTCAGCTCGTGCTGCAGTTCGATGGTGACCACGGGCAGCCCCAGGTGCACGCTGCCGTAGTGGCCCAGCGAGCCCGGGAACACGCCCAGCTGGTCCAGCCGCAAGCGGCCCAGGCGGCTGGGCGGCGGCTGCGGGCCGTCGAAGTCGAGCACGCCATAGGGCGCATGGATGCTCACCACCAGATCGGGATCGAACTGCGCCATCTGCGCGTGCAGGAACTGCGACTCGGGCTCGGACAGCGGCGTGGGGCCCGGCCAGCGGCGCGGGTCCTTGCGGGTGCGCTTGTCCCAGTAGATGGGCGCGTCGCGCTCCCAGTTCGGCGTGGGGAAGTTGCGGTTCAGGTCCACGCCGCGCGCGTTCACGCGGGTGGGCTTCTTCTCCAGCATGCCGTCGGGGTTGAGCACGGGAATGAAGCGCCAGTGCACCGGCCGCCGCGTGGGCAGGGCCTGCGACTCGGCCAGCGCGATCCAGCGCAGCGCGAGCGAGGCGGCGGTGAGTTCGTCGCCGTGCATGGCGCCCACCACCAGCACCTGCAGGGGCGTGCCCTCCACGAACCCCCGTGCGCCCCGGGGCGGCGGCGGCACATCGCGCCAGTACAAGGGCATGCCGTTGACGGAGCGGGCGCCGCTGTCCACCAGGCGGGTCTGCGCGCACTGCGCGGCCTTGATGCCGGGCAGGCGGGGCAAGAGCGGCTTGCAGGCCTGCTCGGCCATGGCGCGCACGGCTTCCTCGCTGAGCGCGGGCGCCGGCGCCGGCCGGGCGGGAGCGGCCAGCGCCTGCGGATCGGACGCTGCGCGGCGGTGCGGCGCGGGCGCCACGGCCTCACCGGCATCGGCCTGCGGCACGATGCGGCCGTGCGGGCCCACCAGCAGCGGGCGCTCGGAATCGATCGCGAAAAGCGCGGCGCTGCCGGGCGCGGCCCCCGCGCCGGCCACGGCCTGGGGGAAAGGCGGCAACCGCGCGGCGCCCCAGGCCAGGGCCAGCACGGCGCCAGCGGCCAGGGCCCAGATCCAGATGACGCTCGCAGCGGCGGCGGGGGCGGTGGCCCCGGAAGAGCGATCGCCCGCCATCAGTGCAACACCCGGGCCGAGGACGCCAGAAAGTCCAGCAGCGCGCCGTCGAAGCCCTCGGGGTCTTCCAGCTGCGGCCAGTGGCCGGCGTGCGGCAGCGTGATGTGGCGCGCATCGGGCAGCACATGGGCCAGCGCCTGCAGCGCCTCGGGCGGGTTGCAGCGGTCCTGCGCGCCGCCGACGATCAGCGCAGGCATGTGCAGCCGGGCCAGGTCGGCCGCGTTGCGCGCGAAGGTGGGCAGGGCGTGCAGCGCGCGGCGGTAGGCCGAGGGATGCACCTGCCCCATCGCGTGCGTGGCCAGGCGCACGCCCTCGGGCAGGGCGCCGGTGCCGATCTGCCGTGGCACCAGCGTCTGCGCGATCTCTTCCATCGACCGGCCGGACTCCAGCGCCTCCAGGCGCGGCGCCACCCACTGCTCCAGGCTGGCGTTGTCCAGGGCCAGGCCGCCGGCGCACAGCACCAGGCGCTGCACGCGCTGCGGCTGACGCAGGGCCAGTTCCACGGCCACCAGGGCGCCCAGGCCGTGGCCGACGAGCGTGACATGGCGGGCCTGCAGCGCCTCGATGAGCAGGCCGCAGCTTTCGGCCAGGCCCTTGAAGCCATAGGGTTCGATGGGAGCGCTGCGGCCGTAGCCGGGCATGTCCCAGGCGACGGCGCGGTAGCCTGCGCTGGCCAGGGTCTCGACCTGGGGCGCGAAGGTGAGGTGGTCGCCGTCCGCGTCGTGCAGCATCAGGACGGTGGGGCCGGAGCCCAGCGTGGTGAAGGTGGGTAGGAGAGCCATGGATACTGAAAGAGGGTTGCCGCCCGGCCGCAGCTGCGCTCCGTGGCCATCGGCGGTGGCCTGCCCGCGGCACGGACCAGGGCCAGCGGCCGGGCCCGGCCGCCGCGAGGCCCCAAGGCCGCCAGGGGCGGTACGGCGCCCGGACTGCACGTTCGCGGGGCGCGGACCATAATAGCCGACCCACCTTTTGCGGCCCCTGCGCCCGCGCCTTCGTGAACAGCCCCCTGCCCCGCCCGACCTCTGCCCGCCCGCCCGGCTTCTCTCCCCGCGAATTCCGCGATGCGCTGGGCATGTTCGCCACGGGCGTGACCATCGTCACCGCGCGCGGTGCGCAGGGCGAGCTGATCGGCATGACGGCCAGCTCGTTCAACTCGGTGTCGCTGGCGCCGCCGCTGGTGCTGTGGAGCCTGGCGCACAAGGCCTCGTTGCTGCCCGCCTTCGCGGCCGGCTCACACTACGCGATCAACGTGCTGGCGGCGGATCAGCGCGCGCTGGCCGAACGCTTCGCCACGCGCGGCATCGACCGCTGGGCCGGCGTGGACCATGCGCCGGGCATCGCCGGCGCACCGGTGCTGGCGGGGGCGGCCGCGGTGTTCGAGTGCTTCAACCGCAGCCAGTACGTGGAGGGCGACCACACGATCTTCGTGGGCGAGGTGGAACGCTGCAGCCACCTGGAAGGCGCCTCGCCGCTGCTCTACCACGGCGGCATGTTCTATACCGAACACCCGCTGGGCGCCGCGCCGGCCACGGCGCAGACGACGCAAAAATGATAGCTACCTGCGCTTGATACACAAGCGCTGGAGGCCATTTTGAGGCATAAACCAGGCCTCTACGGTACCCCCGCGCAAGGCGTCGGTGCCGGGAGACCGCGAACCCGCCCTTACTTGGCCGCAGCGTCCGGCAGTTCGATCTTCACCTCGAGCACTTCCAGGTTGTCCTGGCGCTCCAGCTGCACCTTGAGGTCTTCGGGGCTGATCTTCACGTACTTGGAGATCACGGCCACCAGCTCGCGCTGCAGCGCGGGCAGGTAGTCGGGCTCGGACGCATTGCGGCCGTTGCGCTCGTGCGCCAGGATGATCTGCAGCCGCTCCTTGGCGACGCTCGCAGTCTTCTTCTTTTCCCCCAGCAGAAAGGACAGGAATGAGGCCATGTCTTATTTGCTCCCGAAGAGTCGCTTGAAGAAGCCGGGCTTTTCGGCGTCGATGAAGCGCAGGGGTTTGTCTTCGCCCAGGAAGCGGGCGACGATGTCCTTGTAGGCCTCGGACACGTCCGTGCCCTGCAGATGCACGGCGGGCGTGCCCTGGTTGGAGGCCTGCAGCACGCTTTCGGACTCGGGCACCACGCCGATGAGCTTGATGCGCAGGATGTCCTGGATGTCCTCCAGGCTTAGCATCTGGCCGTCTTCCACGCGGCTGGGGTTGTAGCGCGTGATCAAGAGGTGCTCCTTGATGGGCTCCTTGCCTTCGATGGCGCGCTTCGTCTTGCTGCCCAGCATGCCCAGGATGCGGTCCGAATCGCGCACGGACGACACCTCGGGGTTGGTCACCAGCAGCGCCTCGTCGGCGAAGTGCATGGCCATGAGCGCGCCGCTCTCGATGCCGGCGGGGGAGTCGCAGACGATGTACTCGAAGTCCATCGCGGCCAGGTCCTTGAGCACCTTCTCCACGCCGTCCTGCGTGAGCGCGTCCTTGTCGCGCGTCTGGCTGGCGGCCAGCACGAACAGGTTGTCGCACTGCTTGTCCTTGATGAGGGCCTGGTTCAGGTTGGCCTCGCCGTGGATCACGTTGATGAGGTCATACACCACGCGGCGCTCGCAGCCCATGATCAGGTCGAGGTTGCGCAGGCCGACGTCGAAGTCGATCACGGCGGTCTTGTGGCCGCGCAGAGCGAGGCCGGAAGCGAAGCTGGCGCTGGTGGTGGTCTTGCCCACGCCACCCTTGCCGGAGGTCACGACGACGATTTTGGCCATGTTGTGCAAAGTCCTTGCGTTGGTCCGAATGGATAGAAAAACAAAAAGGTCCGAAAGATTCAGAGCGGCTCGATGAGCAGCTTCTCGCCGTCCAGCCGCACCTGGGCCGGCTTGCCGCGCACGTTGTCGGGCAGCTCGGTCTCGGTGGTGCGGTAGATGCCGGCCACGG from Paracidovorax wautersii includes:
- a CDS encoding alpha/beta hydrolase, with the protein product MALLPTFTTLGSGPTVLMLHDADGDHLTFAPQVETLASAGYRAVAWDMPGYGRSAPIEPYGFKGLAESCGLLIEALQARHVTLVGHGLGALVAVELALRQPQRVQRLVLCAGGLALDNASLEQWVAPRLEALESGRSMEEIAQTLVPRQIGTGALPEGVRLATHAMGQVHPSAYRRALHALPTFARNAADLARLHMPALIVGGAQDRCNPPEALQALAHVLPDARHITLPHAGHWPQLEDPEGFDGALLDFLASSARVLH
- a CDS encoding NAD(P)H-dependent oxidoreductase; its protein translation is MPSPHHLFLTTSTREPGHVGNTEWLARQAAAALPADGAQTWLHLAQLELPPFVDLRHTAGQYPAPTGDMKTLLDATLAATDIVFVAPVYWFSIPSPLKTYLDHWSGWMRVPGLGFKEAMAAKTLHLVTTSGDRAKAQPMVDSVQLCAQFLGMRFAGALWGKGGPPGAVQADAAAVEAAASFLIADCAHP
- a CDS encoding M14 family zinc carboxypeptidase; the encoded protein is MAGDRSSGATAPAAAASVIWIWALAAGAVLALAWGAARLPPFPQAVAGAGAAPGSAALFAIDSERPLLVGPHGRIVPQADAGEAVAPAPHRRAASDPQALAAPARPAPAPALSEEAVRAMAEQACKPLLPRLPGIKAAQCAQTRLVDSGARSVNGMPLYWRDVPPPPRGARGFVEGTPLQVLVVGAMHGDELTAASLALRWIALAESQALPTRRPVHWRFIPVLNPDGMLEKKPTRVNARGVDLNRNFPTPNWERDAPIYWDKRTRKDPRRWPGPTPLSEPESQFLHAQMAQFDPDLVVSIHAPYGVLDFDGPQPPPSRLGRLRLDQLGVFPGSLGHYGSVHLGLPVVTIELQHELKMPQDDEVRTMWRDLLRWMDRHLAEP
- the minD gene encoding septum site-determining protein MinD; translation: MAKIVVVTSGKGGVGKTTTSASFASGLALRGHKTAVIDFDVGLRNLDLIMGCERRVVYDLINVIHGEANLNQALIKDKQCDNLFVLAASQTRDKDALTQDGVEKVLKDLAAMDFEYIVCDSPAGIESGALMAMHFADEALLVTNPEVSSVRDSDRILGMLGSKTKRAIEGKEPIKEHLLITRYNPSRVEDGQMLSLEDIQDILRIKLIGVVPESESVLQASNQGTPAVHLQGTDVSEAYKDIVARFLGEDKPLRFIDAEKPGFFKRLFGSK
- the minE gene encoding cell division topological specificity factor MinE, which produces MASFLSFLLGEKKKTASVAKERLQIILAHERNGRNASEPDYLPALQRELVAVISKYVKISPEDLKVQLERQDNLEVLEVKIELPDAAAK
- a CDS encoding flavin reductase family protein gives rise to the protein MNSPLPRPTSARPPGFSPREFRDALGMFATGVTIVTARGAQGELIGMTASSFNSVSLAPPLVLWSLAHKASLLPAFAAGSHYAINVLAADQRALAERFATRGIDRWAGVDHAPGIAGAPVLAGAAAVFECFNRSQYVEGDHTIFVGEVERCSHLEGASPLLYHGGMFYTEHPLGAAPATAQTTQK